From the Spiribacter sp. 2438 genome, one window contains:
- a CDS encoding haloacid dehalogenase-like hydrolase — MSVGGKAEVYVVDVCGTLVRDDTTLGLLRHHFDSDRARPLRSWLFKAVSTRRSPFWVAFAIAEKMTGRHLLKHFAVRLLAGDRLQAVEQSAREYAEALLLERRVPTVWLLLEKPLSGGRVILASASLEPVVSALATSTGVGYVASKLQHRAGVLTGRYENDLTGQKREALVEKYGEDLLSGQVCVLTDNLTDRSLVQEAAYSYVVLHDPAHRERWDGVNATFVEVDG, encoded by the coding sequence ATGAGCGTTGGCGGCAAAGCTGAAGTATACGTTGTCGACGTGTGCGGCACGCTAGTACGAGATGACACTACGCTCGGGCTCCTAAGGCATCATTTTGATAGCGATCGTGCCCGACCGCTCCGCAGTTGGCTTTTCAAGGCGGTAAGCACGCGTCGTAGTCCTTTCTGGGTCGCGTTTGCGATCGCCGAGAAAATGACTGGGCGTCATCTGCTGAAGCATTTTGCGGTTCGGTTGCTGGCCGGAGACCGCCTCCAGGCGGTCGAGCAAAGTGCCCGGGAATATGCGGAAGCTCTTTTGCTCGAGCGCAGGGTTCCGACCGTCTGGTTACTGCTCGAAAAACCGTTGTCTGGCGGACGTGTCATTCTCGCCTCTGCGAGCCTCGAGCCTGTGGTTTCTGCGTTGGCCACCTCAACAGGAGTTGGCTATGTCGCCAGTAAGCTCCAGCACCGTGCAGGCGTTCTTACCGGACGTTATGAGAATGATTTGACCGGGCAGAAAAGAGAGGCTCTCGTCGAAAAATACGGCGAAGATCTTCTTTCGGGGCAGGTGTGTGTGCTCACCGACAATCTCACTGACCGTTCCTTGGTTCAGGAGGCGGCGTACTCCTATGTGGTACTGCATGATCCTGCGCATCGTGAACGATGGGATGGTGTGAATGCCACGTTTGTTGAGGTGGACGGATGA
- a CDS encoding glycosyltransferase: MSLEGSRPAKRNGALFITYDGLLDPLGGSQILPYLYNIAEHTRPLHVVSFEKPDRFREEAGTLREELGDKGIHWTPLSFTAGFGMVGKAWDLMKMYGSALGLQLRYRFGLAHCRSYQAMQVGCFLHRLTGVKNIFDMRGLWVDERVEGNLWPQSKYRYRLLYWYYKRVERRLLECADSVVVLTERVVPEIYKLAPGTNAPITVIPCCADFEHFKSLAADERTSIRSELDIAPDTIVLSYLGSLGTIYLLDDMLRLFKTIAMGRDDVCLLLITRDWSDAQEANLVRLEMRDLRDRIYVRAASRKEVPKLLGISDIMLSFRRSTYSQMACSPTKLAEAFALGIPAISNSGVGDVDRITHDLDAGMLIDLEAPNAYRMVSDELDRISAKGGDRLRRAAHERLGLENAKHAYREIYEQLGVQG; the protein is encoded by the coding sequence ATGAGTCTTGAAGGAAGTCGCCCAGCTAAAAGGAATGGGGCCTTATTTATCACGTACGATGGGCTGCTTGATCCTCTTGGCGGTAGCCAGATTCTGCCTTATCTGTACAATATTGCTGAGCACACAAGGCCGCTGCATGTCGTCAGCTTCGAGAAGCCTGACCGGTTTCGCGAGGAGGCCGGGACACTTCGAGAAGAGTTGGGAGATAAGGGGATTCACTGGACCCCGTTGTCCTTCACTGCGGGCTTCGGCATGGTAGGTAAGGCTTGGGACCTGATGAAGATGTACGGATCGGCACTTGGCCTTCAACTGCGATATCGGTTCGGTCTCGCGCACTGCCGCAGCTATCAGGCCATGCAAGTCGGTTGTTTCCTGCACCGTTTGACTGGTGTGAAAAACATCTTCGATATGCGTGGGTTGTGGGTGGATGAACGGGTAGAAGGCAACTTGTGGCCACAGAGCAAGTACCGCTATCGACTGCTTTATTGGTATTACAAGCGGGTTGAAAGGCGTCTTCTTGAATGTGCGGATTCAGTTGTCGTGCTCACCGAACGGGTAGTGCCCGAAATCTACAAACTTGCGCCGGGTACGAACGCGCCAATCACGGTCATACCTTGTTGCGCTGATTTCGAACACTTCAAGAGTTTGGCCGCAGATGAGAGAACATCAATTCGCTCGGAGCTTGATATTGCTCCAGATACGATAGTTTTATCCTACCTGGGCTCTCTCGGAACCATCTACCTGCTGGATGACATGTTGAGGTTGTTCAAGACGATTGCAATGGGAAGGGATGATGTGTGTTTGCTCTTGATTACCCGTGACTGGTCTGATGCTCAAGAAGCCAACCTCGTGAGGTTGGAGATGAGGGATCTTCGGGATCGCATCTACGTGAGGGCAGCCAGTCGTAAGGAAGTCCCGAAGTTGCTAGGCATTTCGGACATCATGTTGAGCTTCCGACGCTCTACGTATTCTCAGATGGCGTGTTCGCCCACAAAGCTCGCCGAGGCTTTTGCATTAGGTATTCCGGCGATCAGCAATTCCGGTGTTGGAGATGTGGATAGGATTACGCACGACCTTGATGCCGGGATGTTAATTGACTTGGAAGCTCCGAATGCATACCGGATGGTGTCTGACGAACTGGATAGGATTAGTGCTAAAGGTGGCGATCGCTTGCGACGGGCTGCCCATGAGCGTCTTGGGCTGGAGAACGCGAAGCATGCTTACCGCGAGATTTATGAACAACTCGGTGTGCAGGGATGA
- a CDS encoding sulfotransferase family 2 domain-containing protein has product MLTIRDRTQIRVKDAQFNIRIPGWVYRTAWPAGDPFVKGFHSHCSIFVHIPKAAGSSIAEALFGSSVGHRPIRRHLAYHPDIVSKYFKFTFVRNPWDRLYSAYQYFNRRIGSDTHRDHRWATVMLVGINSFEDFVLRLADPSLNYGSMIKRYDHFRDQVDWLEDPRTGDLCVDFIGRFEWLERDFEHVMDKLGIDASLPHRRRGTGKSYQEAYSPEMVDIVRSLYSRDIERFAYRFGD; this is encoded by the coding sequence ATGCTGACGATCCGTGACAGAACTCAGATTCGGGTCAAGGACGCTCAGTTCAACATCCGTATCCCCGGCTGGGTATATCGCACTGCATGGCCCGCGGGCGATCCCTTTGTTAAGGGGTTCCATAGCCATTGTTCTATCTTTGTGCATATACCCAAGGCGGCCGGGAGTAGTATAGCCGAAGCCTTGTTTGGCTCATCAGTAGGGCATCGGCCGATACGTCGGCATCTGGCATATCACCCAGACATAGTGAGTAAATATTTCAAATTCACTTTCGTTCGTAACCCTTGGGATAGGTTGTATTCCGCATATCAGTACTTCAATCGTCGTATCGGTTCAGACACGCATCGAGATCACCGTTGGGCAACCGTCATGCTAGTGGGAATCAATTCGTTTGAAGATTTTGTGCTTCGACTTGCAGACCCATCGTTGAATTATGGCTCGATGATCAAGCGATATGATCACTTCAGGGATCAGGTCGACTGGCTCGAAGACCCGAGAACAGGTGATCTCTGCGTTGACTTTATCGGGCGGTTCGAGTGGTTAGAGAGGGATTTCGAGCATGTCATGGACAAACTAGGTATCGATGCGTCCTTGCCTCATCGGAGAAGAGGTACGGGGAAGTCATATCAGGAGGCGTACAGTCCCGAAATGGTGGATATCGTTAGGTCCTTATATTCCCGGGATATCGAGCGGTTTGCATATCGATTTGGCGATTAG
- a CDS encoding ATP-grasp fold amidoligase family protein: protein MPLTHYARRLLGRLPYGGLFDRLYLFVIFAYAQRRLPRRDSGLLNDYFYFLKTSPALLDIFRQITSDKLMVKDFVKSRCGGDLTLNTLAVYEHVDEIDVSELSRPCVIKPAHSSGSVVFVADGQSKLSEQNRATLARSLQKSPYTEAREANYRFLRPRLIVEPMLPDGPDTKDYKVFCFGGVPRLIQVDSHRHTDHRRNLYSAGWDRIMEEYNYPAGAWEDAPKCLDAMMEAARALSAGFEFVRVDFFVSGERFFVGELTHCPESAHGRFRSREGEKRVSDILFRDGAPQ, encoded by the coding sequence ATGCCATTGACTCATTACGCGCGCCGGCTACTCGGCCGTCTTCCCTACGGTGGCCTTTTCGACCGACTGTACCTGTTCGTCATTTTCGCCTATGCGCAGAGAAGGCTTCCACGGCGGGATAGCGGCCTTCTCAATGACTACTTTTATTTTTTAAAGACATCGCCGGCTCTCCTGGATATTTTCCGCCAAATCACCTCCGACAAGCTGATGGTGAAAGACTTCGTCAAAAGCCGGTGTGGTGGTGATCTCACCCTTAACACGCTAGCTGTGTATGAGCACGTCGATGAGATCGATGTGAGCGAGCTTTCGCGGCCATGCGTGATCAAGCCCGCACACAGTAGCGGGTCGGTCGTTTTCGTTGCTGACGGCCAAAGCAAGCTGTCAGAGCAGAATCGCGCGACGCTCGCTCGCTCATTACAGAAGTCGCCTTATACAGAGGCGCGGGAAGCCAATTATCGCTTCCTTCGCCCGCGCCTAATCGTCGAGCCGATGCTCCCGGATGGTCCCGACACCAAGGACTACAAGGTTTTCTGTTTCGGTGGCGTCCCGCGGTTGATCCAGGTCGACAGCCACCGGCACACAGACCATCGACGGAATCTCTATTCCGCCGGTTGGGACCGCATAATGGAGGAGTACAACTATCCAGCGGGCGCTTGGGAAGACGCGCCGAAATGTTTGGACGCGATGATGGAAGCCGCTAGGGCTCTATCGGCGGGCTTTGAGTTCGTTCGCGTCGACTTTTTTGTCTCCGGAGAGCGCTTCTTTGTTGGTGAGCTGACGCACTGCCCTGAATCGGCGCACGGGCGTTTCAGAAGTCGCGAAGGCGAAAAGCGCGTTAGTGACATCCTGTTTCGAGACGGCGCGCCGCAGTGA
- a CDS encoding glycosyltransferase, producing MVAVSEGVAESLGAAAGLPRDQIEVIHNPVRPMNPDAMTTEDRRALDGWLAGETRLIAVGTLKRAKGYDVLLRVLADLRGRRDARLLILGEGPLRGELEALARDLGVGESLWMPGFCPNPATFLKHAHVFVLSSNWEGFGNVIVEALAAGVSVVSTDCLSGSAEILDGGRFGRLVATGDTPGMAKAIEEAAHSPDDLDRLKARAEDFRPARQAACYLELVAGS from the coding sequence GTGGTCGCAGTCTCAGAGGGAGTCGCGGAAAGCCTCGGCGCAGCCGCCGGTCTCCCCCGCGACCAGATTGAGGTCATACACAACCCGGTCCGCCCCATGAATCCAGACGCCATGACCACCGAGGACCGGCGCGCCCTCGACGGCTGGCTTGCGGGCGAGACGCGCCTAATCGCCGTCGGCACGCTCAAGCGGGCGAAAGGCTACGACGTCCTCCTACGCGTCCTCGCCGATCTGCGGGGCCGCCGCGATGCGCGGCTGCTTATCCTCGGCGAAGGGCCCCTGCGCGGCGAGCTGGAGGCGCTCGCCCGCGATCTCGGCGTCGGCGAGAGCCTGTGGATGCCCGGCTTCTGTCCCAACCCGGCCACTTTTCTGAAGCACGCCCATGTCTTCGTCCTGTCGTCGAATTGGGAGGGCTTTGGCAACGTCATCGTCGAGGCTCTCGCCGCCGGCGTCTCGGTGGTGAGCACTGACTGTTTGAGTGGCTCAGCGGAGATTCTCGACGGCGGCCGCTTCGGCAGGCTCGTCGCAACGGGGGATACCCCCGGTATGGCGAAAGCCATAGAGGAGGCCGCACACTCACCCGACGACCTGGACAGACTCAAGGCACGAGCCGAGGACTTCCGCCCGGCCAGGCAAGCCGCGTGCTATCTAGAGCTTGTTGCGGGGAGCTGA
- a CDS encoding IS3 family transposase (programmed frameshift): MGQKRRRFSREFKEEAVELASRPDVTIKDVAHDLGIHRSVLERWCRASHTAGEDSSPGKGQPRDEDVARLRRELARVKKERGFFARCGSVLRQGVTRRYPVIQRCRGEYSVRLMCCCLKVSPSGFYAWLARPVSQRSAENQRLRRRMRELHEDHQGVLGAPRIHEELFYEGESLSLNRVARLMATEGLQGIPQRRAWRRKRSGSRPVAVSNHLERDFSAAAPNERWVTDITYIRTGESWLYLAAVIDLYNNVVIGWSMSARQDQHLVLKAVLMANWQREDNSPVILHSDRGTQFTSGEYQAFLRDHNVIWSMSAVGHCGDNAAAEGFFGLLKRDRVRRRRYLTQAEARSDVFDYIERFHNPRMRRRVEQPMDQKRRLTKPSVVVG; the protein is encoded by the exons ATGGGACAGAAGAGACGACGGTTCAGTCGAGAGTTCAAAGAGGAAGCGGTCGAGCTCGCGAGTCGGCCTGATGTGACGATCAAAGACGTTGCGCATGATCTTGGTATTCATCGCTCGGTCCTCGAGCGTTGGTGCCGGGCTTCCCACACCGCTGGCGAGGACTCTTCCCCCGGCAAGGGCCAACCACGAGACGAAGATGTCGCCCGGCTGAGGCGAGAGCTTGCTCGGGTGAAAAAGGAACGGG GATTTTTTGCGCGATGCGGCAGCGTTCTTCGCCAGGGAGTCACCCGGCGGTACCCGGTGATCCAGCGCTGTCGCGGTGAATATTCTGTCCGACTGATGTGCTGCTGTCTGAAAGTCTCGCCAAGCGGGTTCTATGCTTGGCTTGCACGACCGGTAAGCCAGCGTTCTGCTGAGAACCAACGGCTGCGCCGGCGCATGCGGGAGCTTCACGAAGACCATCAAGGTGTTCTTGGAGCCCCTCGTATTCATGAGGAGCTCTTCTATGAGGGGGAGTCTCTCAGCCTCAATCGAGTGGCCCGGCTGATGGCCACCGAGGGGCTGCAGGGTATTCCGCAACGTCGCGCATGGCGTCGCAAGCGCTCTGGCAGCCGACCGGTGGCGGTGAGCAATCATCTCGAACGGGACTTCAGCGCGGCAGCGCCCAACGAGCGGTGGGTGACGGATATCACCTATATCCGTACCGGCGAGAGTTGGCTGTATTTGGCTGCGGTCATTGACCTCTACAACAACGTGGTTATCGGCTGGTCGATGAGTGCACGGCAAGACCAACATCTGGTGCTCAAAGCGGTTCTGATGGCGAACTGGCAGCGGGAAGACAATAGCCCGGTGATCCTGCACTCCGACCGCGGGACGCAGTTCACCAGTGGTGAATACCAGGCTTTTCTGCGCGACCATAATGTCATCTGGAGCATGAGCGCGGTTGGCCACTGTGGCGATAACGCCGCAGCAGAAGGGTTCTTCGGTCTCCTCAAGCGTGACCGGGTTCGCCGCCGGCGCTATTTAACGCAGGCCGAGGCGCGAAGTGATGTCTTTGATTATATTGAGCGATTCCACAACCCGAGAATGCGTCGGCGGGTTGAACAACCAATGGATCAGAAACGACGCTTAACGAAACCGTCCGTGGTGGTGGGGTAG
- a CDS encoding transposase — MGYSDERKEAVLKKLLPPHNRTVAEVAEEEGLSAATLYNWRKKARSRGRLLPDNSAESEGWSLQDKFNAVLETAALSEAEVAEYCRRRGLYPEQIQRWRSSCEHANERSDASARAGSTP; from the coding sequence ATGGGGTATTCCGACGAGCGCAAGGAGGCGGTTCTGAAAAAGCTCCTGCCGCCGCACAACCGCACGGTTGCCGAGGTGGCCGAGGAAGAAGGCCTGTCGGCTGCGACGCTGTATAACTGGCGTAAGAAGGCGCGCTCTCGGGGGCGGCTGCTGCCGGACAACAGCGCCGAGTCCGAAGGGTGGAGCTTGCAGGACAAGTTCAACGCCGTGCTAGAGACGGCGGCGTTGTCCGAGGCCGAGGTGGCGGAGTACTGCCGCCGGCGTGGGCTGTACCCCGAACAGATCCAGCGGTGGCGGTCGAGCTGCGAGCACGCGAATGAGCGCAGCGACGCCAGTGCCCGGGCGGGTTCTACCCCATAG
- a CDS encoding class I SAM-dependent methyltransferase, which yields MIVKNVVSSVGRKILHGGDPRMYVLRKMPKGSVCAEIGVWKGQFSRSILDVTDPKELHLVDPWAFQDEYPDRMYGGKEAKGQKDMDDIFEAVKTAFAEDEAVHVHRGSSKDVLISFEDETFDWIYVDGNHYYGYVLEDLRLSYEKIKKGG from the coding sequence TTGATTGTAAAAAACGTGGTTAGTTCTGTTGGGCGTAAGATTCTCCATGGGGGTGATCCCCGCATGTATGTGTTGAGAAAAATGCCGAAAGGTTCCGTCTGTGCGGAGATAGGCGTCTGGAAGGGTCAGTTTAGTAGGTCAATTTTGGATGTAACCGACCCCAAAGAGCTGCACTTGGTGGATCCGTGGGCGTTTCAGGACGAGTATCCCGACCGGATGTATGGCGGTAAGGAGGCGAAGGGCCAGAAGGATATGGACGATATTTTCGAGGCAGTGAAGACGGCATTCGCAGAGGATGAAGCAGTGCATGTGCACCGAGGCTCGTCCAAAGATGTGTTGATAAGCTTTGAGGATGAAACATTCGATTGGATCTATGTAGACGGAAACCATTATTACGGATATGTTTTGGAAGATCTCCGGCTTAGTTACGAAAAGATCAAGAAGGGGGGGTGA
- a CDS encoding sulfotransferase gives MIYIPSKYSVSHYTPVGPWLRQRAVSIWNSVPDPFIKPYISDLRFGFVLGCGHSGTTLIAAKLGGHSDVFLIGRETNAFGPGFGAHCSRRIVKEWSYFAELEGKGLVLEKTPKHVHAVRKIKRVLPDAMFIAIVRNPLDNVASLYTRFGNLEGAIARWKVDNKRILSLRGESSVKVVNYENLTREPKVGFRELCDFLNLPWQAGLIAKGDTAYDSVKQKGNMAVRAEQVSKEIKPKINTWPGVLTEKQAKKVLDRTKRLAAEMGYEYSKDLVLGI, from the coding sequence ATGATTTATATCCCATCAAAATATTCGGTTTCTCATTACACCCCTGTTGGACCTTGGCTTCGTCAGCGCGCCGTATCGATTTGGAATTCAGTTCCGGATCCATTCATTAAGCCTTATATCTCCGATCTCCGGTTCGGCTTTGTCCTTGGCTGCGGTCATAGTGGGACCACGTTAATCGCAGCCAAACTCGGTGGGCATTCAGATGTCTTCCTGATTGGGAGAGAAACCAACGCATTCGGCCCTGGTTTCGGTGCGCATTGTTCCCGCCGAATCGTCAAAGAGTGGTCCTATTTTGCGGAGCTTGAAGGGAAGGGTCTGGTTTTGGAAAAGACCCCTAAGCATGTACATGCGGTAAGAAAAATCAAGCGGGTGCTGCCGGATGCAATGTTCATTGCTATCGTCCGCAATCCCCTCGATAATGTCGCATCTCTCTACACGAGGTTCGGGAATTTGGAAGGCGCCATCGCTCGCTGGAAGGTGGATAATAAAAGAATTCTGTCCCTCCGGGGCGAAAGTTCTGTGAAAGTTGTTAATTATGAAAACTTGACGAGGGAGCCTAAAGTCGGGTTTCGCGAGCTGTGCGACTTCTTGAACCTTCCATGGCAGGCGGGACTAATCGCTAAAGGCGATACCGCCTATGACTCGGTAAAGCAGAAAGGGAATATGGCCGTGCGCGCTGAGCAGGTTAGTAAGGAAATTAAGCCAAAGATAAACACTTGGCCTGGCGTTTTAACAGAGAAGCAGGCCAAAAAGGTCCTAGATCGCACGAAACGATTGGCCGCAGAGATGGGGTACGAATACTCGAAAGATTTGGTGCTTGGAATTTAA
- a CDS encoding IS481 family transposase, whose protein sequence is MNIRLHANATTTPKTRAYIQSSDKSIQALADELGVSVSTVRHWRNSDTIHDGSHTRKNLLATLSPAQEAIVIELRRTLLLPLDDLLTVVHEFIHPDLSRSALDRCLRRNGVSRLADLRPAEPCDAIKAKPFKAYEPGFIHIDYKYLPQMPDESRRRYLFVAIDRATRWVHVEIKTTKSAQAARAFLKAVRAKAPFRIRQLLTDNDKAFTDRLQSKQRAPSGEHVFDKLCAETGIEHRLTPVRRPQTNGMVERFNGRISDVLASHRFDSQEALETTLKRYCHQYNHHIPQRALNHRTPIQAMKDWQTTHPQLFIRQVRNHTGPDIYSAVRNPANRWLGVISQ, encoded by the coding sequence TTGAACATCCGGTTGCACGCTAACGCGACGACGACACCCAAGACGAGGGCGTATATCCAGTCCTCCGACAAGAGCATCCAGGCGCTGGCCGATGAGCTTGGCGTGTCGGTGTCGACGGTACGCCACTGGCGCAATAGCGATACGATCCACGATGGCTCGCACACGCGGAAAAACCTGCTGGCAACCCTCAGTCCCGCTCAGGAGGCCATCGTTATCGAGCTGCGCCGCACATTGCTGCTGCCGCTCGATGACCTGCTGACGGTGGTGCATGAGTTCATCCACCCCGACCTCTCGCGCTCGGCGCTGGATCGCTGCCTGCGGCGCAATGGCGTCTCCCGGCTGGCGGACCTGCGCCCGGCCGAGCCGTGCGATGCAATCAAAGCGAAGCCGTTTAAAGCCTACGAGCCCGGTTTTATCCATATCGACTACAAGTACCTGCCGCAGATGCCCGATGAATCCCGGCGCCGGTACCTGTTCGTAGCCATCGACCGGGCAACGCGCTGGGTCCATGTAGAGATCAAAACCACCAAGTCAGCACAAGCCGCCAGGGCGTTCCTGAAGGCCGTGCGGGCAAAGGCGCCGTTCCGCATCCGCCAACTCCTCACCGATAACGACAAAGCGTTCACCGACCGGCTGCAAAGCAAGCAGCGCGCCCCCAGTGGCGAGCATGTCTTCGACAAGCTCTGCGCCGAGACGGGGATCGAGCACCGGCTCACCCCGGTGCGCCGCCCGCAGACCAACGGCATGGTGGAGCGCTTCAACGGCCGGATCAGTGACGTATTGGCGAGCCACCGCTTTGACTCCCAAGAGGCGCTGGAGACCACGCTTAAGCGCTACTGCCACCAGTACAATCATCACATACCGCAAAGAGCGCTGAATCACCGAACACCGATCCAGGCCATGAAAGACTGGCAAACCACTCACCCGCAGCTATTCATTCGGCAGGTGCGCAATCATACGGGACCTGACATCTACTCAGCCGTGAGAAACCCCGCGAACCGCTGGCTAGGTGTGATCTCTCAATAG
- a CDS encoding IS481 family transposase, whose amino-acid sequence MDSHHNAALTPRGRARMVRAVIDQGLSYRKAAERFRVDPKTVQRWTQRYRRYGHKGVYQRSSRPKCQPRRTPKRIVRQVIARRRQRWTMDRIAMNMGISRATVCRILQRNRLNRLSALEIKPPPQRYQYENPGDLLHLDIKQLGRFERVGHRITGRRVGTSRGAGWEYVHVAIDDCSRIAHSKIQDSETADAAVDHLLAAVRYYRSLGVTIRRVLTDNGACYRSKKFAAMCRCLGIRHRFTRPYTPRTNGKAERFIQTALREWAYAFAYTNSTEREQHLPRWLHDYNWHRQHGSLNHQTPISTLGLSGDNLMRLHT is encoded by the coding sequence GTGGACAGTCATCACAATGCCGCGCTCACGCCTCGAGGTCGAGCCCGGATGGTTCGTGCCGTCATCGATCAAGGGCTGAGCTATCGCAAGGCAGCGGAACGCTTCCGTGTTGACCCAAAGACGGTTCAGCGCTGGACGCAGCGCTACCGGCGATACGGCCACAAGGGGGTATACCAGCGATCTTCGCGCCCGAAGTGTCAGCCACGCCGGACACCGAAGCGGATCGTGCGGCAGGTCATTGCGAGGCGCCGACAGCGCTGGACCATGGATCGCATCGCCATGAACATGGGCATCTCCCGGGCAACCGTGTGCAGGATCCTTCAGCGCAATAGGCTCAATCGCCTGAGTGCACTGGAGATCAAACCACCGCCGCAGCGCTATCAGTATGAGAACCCCGGCGACCTGCTCCATCTGGACATCAAACAGCTCGGCCGCTTTGAGCGTGTCGGCCACCGCATCACTGGACGCCGCGTCGGCACATCCCGCGGCGCTGGCTGGGAATATGTGCACGTGGCGATCGATGACTGCTCGCGCATTGCCCACAGCAAGATCCAGGACTCAGAGACCGCCGATGCCGCAGTCGACCACCTATTGGCGGCCGTACGCTATTACCGATCGCTCGGCGTCACGATCCGGCGCGTGCTGACCGACAACGGTGCCTGCTATCGCTCAAAGAAGTTTGCCGCGATGTGCCGCTGTCTGGGTATACGGCACCGGTTTACTCGGCCTTACACGCCGCGCACCAACGGAAAAGCCGAGCGCTTCATCCAGACGGCGCTGCGCGAATGGGCTTATGCCTTCGCCTATACAAACTCTACCGAGCGAGAGCAGCACCTGCCGCGTTGGCTTCACGACTATAACTGGCATCGCCAGCACGGTAGTCTCAATCACCAGACACCGATCAGCACCCTCGGGCTATCTGGGGACAACCTCATGAGACTGCACACCTAG
- a CDS encoding transposase — translation MGETLSLFEPSFNGSVRVETRSERLSGDGGFLLLREVLDDTGLIDHLVGRLHDPRCPERVVHSLPELLREAVAMIAQGWGDQSDAQRLRDDPLLALAGSDRRGVAAAGKTLASQSTFSRLLDLLAQPCNQAVIDTAALELATRRRAAAGAPPAPVMTVDVDGLPLAAPGAQAAAWIPKLVATLRERGLARQVRCRLDAGFTDGATLEALDQAGIAYLGRLRDNAALDRHFDPHRRRGPGRPAERPREWTEETGYGTESWQRKRRVVMVIQEHPAELFRRCFYIVTNLPASTHSGEQVLALYRRRGKAEGHMGEFKDTIGTSLPCTSRGRASEAEVFARAQALLSLRLLAYELLHVLRAQMEAATGRGWSLRRLRERVLKAAARVQRHARRLHVILERRAATLWRKLLGRRHRWRLAA, via the coding sequence ATGGGTGAAACGCTATCGCTGTTCGAGCCGTCGTTCAATGGTTCCGTGCGGGTGGAGACGCGCTCCGAGCGCCTCAGTGGCGATGGCGGTTTCCTGCTGCTGCGCGAAGTCCTCGATGACACCGGCCTCATTGACCACCTCGTCGGGCGGCTGCACGACCCGCGCTGCCCGGAGCGTGTCGTGCATTCACTCCCGGAGCTGCTGCGCGAGGCCGTTGCCATGATCGCTCAGGGCTGGGGTGATCAGAGTGATGCGCAACGGCTGCGCGACGACCCCTTGCTCGCGCTCGCCGGCAGCGACCGGCGTGGTGTGGCGGCCGCCGGCAAGACCCTGGCCTCGCAGTCGACGTTCTCGCGGTTGCTGGACTTGCTCGCGCAGCCCTGCAACCAGGCGGTGATCGACACCGCAGCGCTGGAGCTTGCCACGCGGCGACGGGCCGCAGCCGGTGCGCCGCCGGCGCCTGTGATGACCGTCGATGTCGACGGTCTGCCGCTTGCCGCCCCTGGCGCGCAGGCCGCCGCGTGGATCCCGAAGCTGGTCGCCACGCTGCGCGAGCGTGGTCTCGCTCGGCAGGTGCGCTGCCGGCTCGATGCCGGGTTCACCGACGGCGCCACCCTCGAGGCGCTGGACCAGGCCGGGATCGCCTACCTCGGTCGGCTGCGCGACAATGCCGCGCTGGACCGCCACTTCGACCCGCACCGCCGGCGCGGCCCGGGGCGTCCGGCGGAGCGGCCTCGGGAGTGGACCGAGGAGACGGGATACGGGACCGAGAGCTGGCAGCGCAAACGCCGCGTGGTCATGGTCATCCAAGAGCACCCGGCCGAACTCTTTCGGCGGTGCTTCTACATCGTCACCAATCTGCCCGCCTCGACCCACAGCGGCGAGCAGGTGCTGGCGCTGTACCGCCGCCGCGGCAAGGCCGAGGGGCACATGGGCGAGTTCAAGGACACCATCGGCACCTCGCTGCCGTGCACCTCGCGGGGACGGGCCAGCGAGGCCGAGGTCTTTGCTCGGGCGCAGGCACTGCTGTCGTTGCGGCTGCTCGCCTATGAGCTGCTGCACGTGCTGCGCGCCCAAATGGAGGCGGCCACCGGCCGTGGCTGGAGCCTGCGGCGGCTGCGCGAGCGCGTGCTCAAGGCCGCCGCCCGCGTCCAGCGCCATGCACGCCGGCTGCATGTGATCCTGGAGCGTCGCGCCGCCACGCTGTGGCGCAAGCTCCTGGGGCGGCGTCACCGATGGCGACTGGCCGCATGA